From the genome of Numida meleagris isolate 19003 breed g44 Domestic line chromosome 32, NumMel1.0, whole genome shotgun sequence, one region includes:
- the NACA gene encoding nascent polypeptide-associated complex subunit alpha isoform X5, translating into MPGEATETVPATEQELPQPQAETGSGTESDSDESVPELEEHDSTQATTQQAQLAAAAEIDEEPVSKAKQSRSEKKARKAMSKLGLRQVTGVTRVTIRKSKNILFVITKPDVYKSPASDTYIVFGEAKIEDLSQQAQLAAAEKFKVQGEAVSNIQENTQTPTVQEESEEEEVDETGVEVKDIELVMSQANVSRAKAVRALKNNSNDIVNAIMELTM; encoded by the exons ATGCCTGGTGAAGCTACAGAAACCGTCCCGGccacagagcaggagctgccgCAGCCACAAGCCGAGACAG GGTCCGGAACAGAGTCTGACAGCGATGAATCTGTACCAGAACTCGAAGAGCACGACTCCACACAGGCCACGACACAGCAGGCACAG cttgcagcagcagctgaaatagATGAAGAACCCGttagcaaagcaaaacagagccGGAGTGAAAAGAAAGCACGGAAG gcaATGTCTAAACTCGGCCTTCGCCAGGTCACAGGAGTAACCAGAGTCACCATCCGGAAATCTAAGAACATCCTCTTCGTCATCACAAAACCAGACGTGTACAAGAGCCCAGCGTCGGACACCTATATAGTCTTTGGCGAAGCAAAG aTCGAAGACTTGTCCCAGCAGGCCCAGCTGGCGGCTGCCGAAAAGTTCAAAGTGCAAGGAGAAGCTGTCTCAAACAtccaagaaaacacacagaCCCCCACCGTGCAGGAGGAGAGCGAGGAAGAAGAG GTTGACGAAACCGGCGTCGAGGTGAAAGATATCGAGCTGGTCATGTCTCAAGCAAACGTGTCCCGAGCGAAGGCAGTCCGTGCCCTGAAGAACAACAGCAACGATATCGTAAACGCTATAATG GAGTTGACGATGTAG
- the NACA gene encoding nascent polypeptide-associated complex subunit alpha isoform X2 has product MPGEATETVPATEQELPQPQAETAALPPAAPAATSATAPAVLPAAHSPALTPALGPAAHAVPAELPSSAPAVPPAPLSPAVVPAAAIPVFSAPPQLPAPALPLPVTSSPPPAPVPPSPTGFAAQGSPGPAAAPVSPVSPGLPVPASPVLAALPAAGRAAPPAAVPSPVSPGCLPAAVMPPVKVSAPPSPTGATASVPHPAPPKSPGAAPPAAAPAGATALPQSPPAMPVHPAAPLPPPAAPLSPALAAAISPPIFLSAPMALAPLLPGGTALSSTAAPLQGPTPGTPICPLAPAAPSGTVTSPVGPALATPGTPAVPPPVARPPPGSPIPVTAPVLPSTSLAAASSPPGLPPAAAAPAKAAPAIPISLPAAVTAAPASPLPVTPAMAAPATPPAAKGAPVSPVAAPLAPSAPAAPAPVALPAAPAATKAAPQSPVTTPSSPAAVVPAGPPAPAAPAATKAAPQSLVTTPSSPAAVVPAAAPAPAAPAANKAAPKSPVAATPAPTAAPAATKAAPQSPVTAPSAPAAAAVIPAGPQAAVAPAATKAAPQSPVAATPAPTAAPAATKAAPQSPVTSSSVPAAAVPAAPQAQAAPAANKVAPQSPGTVAPAPAAPPAPAAPSAAKAAPGSPVSAPSAPASSPPVTPVLAAPAAPPAGKKSPKSSAAAASSPSAAAAAPSAAKKPPKSSAATPSAPAAPAQAAPAAAKKPPKSSAAAQSAPAAPTAAPPAPSTPPAAKKSPESSTAAPSAPSAPAAAPPAPSAPPATKKPPKSPAAAPSAPSAPTAAPPAAATPPPTKKPPKSPTAAPSAPSAPAPAPPAAATPPATKKPPKSPTAPPSAPSAPAAAPPAAATPPATKKPPKSPTAAPSAPSAPTAAPPTAATPPATKKPPKSPTTAPSAPSAPAAPAAAAKAPPKSPTAATTAPAAPSAPPTAKAAPASPAAPGTLPPAPGTAASAPGAPAALPKPAADRAAPTPQKPEATPLASAPGGNVTPPASSVPNAAPAKKQPPANKGSKQAPRPSPAKPPVKAPVPASAAVDDDDDLPPLIPPEVPAAEPPPQPILVDLSPRAAVAPAEAPAPKQPVVKNDKGTRHHGLPCAWSVTGCPPDTNPPRGPECPPCHSVRPSAAGVPC; this is encoded by the exons ATGCCTGGTGAAGCTACAGAAACCGTCCCGGccacagagcaggagctgccgCAGCCACAAGCCGAGACAG CtgccctccctcctgcagcccctgctgccacTTCTGCCACAGCGCCAG ctgttcttcctgctgctcaTTCCCCAGCTCTGACTCCAGCCCTGGGCCCTGCTGCCCATGCTGTTCCCGCggagctgcccagctctgccccagcggtgcccccagcccctctctcCCCTGCTGTGGTCCCAGCTGCAGCGATTCCTGTCTTTTCtgcccctccccagctccctgccccagctctgcccctcccGGTtacttcttcccctcctccagctccagttCCGCCATCCCCAACTGGTTTTGCTGCCCAAGGTTCTCCagggcctgctgctgccccagtcAGCCCAGTATCTCCAGGGCTCCCAGTCCCAGCATCTCCAGTTCtggctgctcttcctgctgcagggcgggcagcccccccagcagccGTCCCATCTCCAGTGAGTCCTGGCTGTCTCCCAGCAGCTGTCATGCCTCCTGTGAAAGTCtctgctcctcccagccccacggGAGCCACAGCCTCAGTCCCTCACCCTGCACCTCCCAAGAGCCCTGGGgcagcacccccagcagcagcccctgcgGGGGCCACAGCTCTTCCCCAGAGCCCCCCTGCGATGCCAGTGCACCCTGCTGCACCCCTGCCCCCTCCAGCTGCCCCCCTGAGCCCAGCCCTAGCAGCTGCCATTTCCCCACCCATATTTCTGTCTGCCCCCATGGCGCtggcccctctgctgccaggtgggacagccctcagcagcactgctgctcccctgcaggGCCCCACACCTGGTACTCCCATCTGTCCGctggctccagctgctccttctGGGACCGTGACCTCTCCTGTGGGCCCTGCCCTGGCAACCCCTGGCACCCCTGCGGTTCCCCCCCCTGTGGCCAGGCCGCCCCCTGGGAGCCCGATTCCTGTGACAGCTCCTGTCCTGCCCAGCACATCCCTGGCAGCTGCCTCATCCCCTCCAGGGctacctccagcagcagcagctccggcTAAAGCAGCTCCAGCGATTCCCATCTCATTGCCAGCTGCTGtgactgctgctcctgccagtCCCCTGCCTGTCACACCAGCGATGGCAGCTCCAGCCACCCCTCCTGCAGCCAAAGGAGCACCTGTGAGCCCAGTAGCTGCCCCATTGGCTCCTTCTGCCCCTGCTGCACCAGCTCCTGTGGCTCTTccagctgcccctgctgccaccaAAGCAGCCCCCCAGAGCCCAGTCACCACCCCTtcttcccctgctgctgtggTTCCTGCAGGtcccccagctccagctgctcctgctgctacCAAAGCAGCACCCCAGAGCCTGGTCACCACCCCTtcttcccctgctgctgtggttcctgcagctgccccagcaccagctgcccctgctgccaACAAAGCAGCTCCCAAGAGCCCTGTTGCTGCCACTCCAGCTCCTAcagctgcccctgctgccaccaAAGCAGCACCCCAGAGCCCAGTCACTGCCCCCtctgcacctgctgctgctgctgtgattcCTGCAGGTCCCCAAGCTGCAGTTGCCCCTGCTGCCACCAAAGCAGCTCCCCAGAGCCCCGTTG CTGCCACACCAGCTCCTAcagctgcccctgctgccaccaAAGCAGCACCCCAGAGCCCAGTCACTAGCtcctctgtccctgctgctgcagttcctgcagctccccaagCTCAAGCTGCCCCTGCTGCCAACAAAGTGGCTCCCCAGAGCCCTGGTACTGTtgcaccagctcctgcagctcccccagctccagctgcccccTCTGCAGCCAAAGCAGCTCCTGGGAGCCCAGTCTCTGCCCCCTCTGCCCCTGCCAGCTCCCCACCTGTCACAcctgtgctggcagctccagctgcacccCCTGCAGGCAAAAAGTCCCcaaagagctctgctgctgctgcatcctctccctctgctgcagcagctgcccccaGTGCAGCCAAAAAGCCCCCAAAGAGCTCTGCTGCTACACCCTCTGCCCCTGCTGCACCAGCCCAAGCTGCCCCCGCTGCAGCCAAAAAGCCCCcaaagagctctgctgctgcccagtcTGCTCCcgctgctcccactgcagctccACCAGCTCCATCCACCCCCCCTGCGGCCAAAAAATCCCCAGAGAGCTCCACTGCTGCCCcatctgctccctctgctcctgctgcagctccaccaGCTCCATCTGCCCCCCCTGCCACCAAAAAGCCCCCAaagagccctgctgctgccccatctgctccctctgctcctactgcagctccaccagctgcagccacccctCCCCCCACCAAAAAGCCCCCAAagagccccactgctgccccatctgctccctctgctcctgctccagctccaccagctgcagccacccccCCTGCCACCAAAAAGCCCCCAAAGAGCCCCACTGCTCCCCcatctgctccctctgctcctgctgcagctccaccagctgcagccacccctCCTGCCACCAAAAAGCCCCCAAagagccccactgctgccccatctgctccctctgctcctaCTGCAGCTCCACCAACTGCAGCCACCCCTCCTGCCACCAAAAAGCCCCCAAAGAGCCCCACTACTGCCCcatctgctccctctgctcctgcagctccagcagctgcagccaaagCACCTCCCAagagccccactgctgccacaacagctcctgctgctccctctgcccccCCTACAGCCaaggcagctcctgccagcCCGGCAGCCCCTGGCACGCTGCCTCCAGCACCAGGTACTGCTGCCTCAGCCCCGGGGGCTCCCGCTGCCCTCCCAAAGCCAGCAGCTGATCGTGCTGCCCCCACACCCCAGAAACCAGAGGCCACCCCTCTTGCCTCTGCGCCTGGGGGTAACGTCACCCCTCCTGCCTCTTCTGTGCCGAATGCTGCCCCTGCCAAGAAGCAGCCCCCTGCCAATaaaggcagcaagcaggccccACGTCCGTCCCCGGCCAAGCCTCCTGTGAAAGCCCCCGTTCCTGCCAGCGCTGCAGTCGATGACGATGATGACCTGCCCCCCCTGATCCCCCCCGAGGTGCCCGCTGCCGAGCCGCCGCCGCAGCCCATCCTGGTGGACCTCTCTCCCCGAGCAGCCGTGGCCCCAGCCGAGGCCCCTGCTCCTAAGCAGCCCGTCGTGAAGAATGACAAGGGTACTCGCCACCACGGTTTGCCGTGTGCATGGAGTGTCACTGGCTGCCCACCGGATACTAACCCACCACGGGGCCCCGAGTGCCCCCCGTGTCACTCGGTGCGTCCGTCGGCTGCGGGTGTGCcgtgctga
- the NACA gene encoding nascent polypeptide-associated complex subunit alpha isoform X1, whose product MWGARGQKPEDWLLWVWVCFFLPCPCFLLFLMGSLCFFPSAVLPAAHSPALTPALGPAAHAVPAELPSSAPAVPPAPLSPAVVPAAAIPVFSAPPQLPAPALPLPVTSSPPPAPVPPSPTGFAAQGSPGPAAAPVSPVSPGLPVPASPVLAALPAAGRAAPPAAVPSPVSPGCLPAAVMPPVKVSAPPSPTGATASVPHPAPPKSPGAAPPAAAPAGATALPQSPPAMPVHPAAPLPPPAAPLSPALAAAISPPIFLSAPMALAPLLPGGTALSSTAAPLQGPTPGTPICPLAPAAPSGTVTSPVGPALATPGTPAVPPPVARPPPGSPIPVTAPVLPSTSLAAASSPPGLPPAAAAPAKAAPAIPISLPAAVTAAPASPLPVTPAMAAPATPPAAKGAPVSPVAAPLAPSAPAAPAPVALPAAPAATKAAPQSPVTTPSSPAAVVPAGPPAPAAPAATKAAPQSLVTTPSSPAAVVPAAAPAPAAPAANKAAPKSPVAATPAPTAAPAATKAAPQSPVTAPSAPAAAAVIPAGPQAAVAPAATKAAPQSPVAATPAPTAAPAATKAAPQSPVTSSSVPAAAVPAAPQAQAAPAANKVAPQSPGTVAPAPAAPPAPAAPSAAKAAPGSPVSAPSAPASSPPVTPVLAAPAAPPAGKKSPKSSAAAASSPSAAAAAPSAAKKPPKSSAATPSAPAAPAQAAPAAAKKPPKSSAAAQSAPAAPTAAPPAPSTPPAAKKSPESSTAAPSAPSAPAAAPPAPSAPPATKKPPKSPAAAPSAPSAPTAAPPAAATPPPTKKPPKSPTAAPSAPSAPAPAPPAAATPPATKKPPKSPTAPPSAPSAPAAAPPAAATPPATKKPPKSPTAAPSAPSAPTAAPPTAATPPATKKPPKSPTTAPSAPSAPAAPAAAAKAPPKSPTAATTAPAAPSAPPTAKAAPASPAAPGTLPPAPGTAASAPGAPAALPKPAADRAAPTPQKPEATPLASAPGGNVTPPASSVPNAAPAKKQPPANKGSKQAPRPSPAKPPVKAPVPASAAVDDDDDLPPLIPPEVPAAEPPPQPILVDLSPRAAVAPAEAPAPKQPVVKNDKGTRHHGLPCAWSVTGCPPDTNPPRGPECPPCHSVRPSAAGVPC is encoded by the exons ATGTGGGGAGCCCGGGGCCAGAAGCCAGAGGACTGGCTGTTGTGGGTGTGGGTGTGCTTCTTCCTGCCCTGcccttgttttctcctttttctcatgggttcactttgtttctttccttcagctgttcttcctgctgctcaTTCCCCAGCTCTGACTCCAGCCCTGGGCCCTGCTGCCCATGCTGTTCCCGCggagctgcccagctctgccccagcggtgcccccagcccctctctcCCCTGCTGTGGTCCCAGCTGCAGCGATTCCTGTCTTTTCtgcccctccccagctccctgccccagctctgcccctcccGGTtacttcttcccctcctccagctccagttCCGCCATCCCCAACTGGTTTTGCTGCCCAAGGTTCTCCagggcctgctgctgccccagtcAGCCCAGTATCTCCAGGGCTCCCAGTCCCAGCATCTCCAGTTCtggctgctcttcctgctgcagggcgggcagcccccccagcagccGTCCCATCTCCAGTGAGTCCTGGCTGTCTCCCAGCAGCTGTCATGCCTCCTGTGAAAGTCtctgctcctcccagccccacggGAGCCACAGCCTCAGTCCCTCACCCTGCACCTCCCAAGAGCCCTGGGgcagcacccccagcagcagcccctgcgGGGGCCACAGCTCTTCCCCAGAGCCCCCCTGCGATGCCAGTGCACCCTGCTGCACCCCTGCCCCCTCCAGCTGCCCCCCTGAGCCCAGCCCTAGCAGCTGCCATTTCCCCACCCATATTTCTGTCTGCCCCCATGGCGCtggcccctctgctgccaggtgggacagccctcagcagcactgctgctcccctgcaggGCCCCACACCTGGTACTCCCATCTGTCCGctggctccagctgctccttctGGGACCGTGACCTCTCCTGTGGGCCCTGCCCTGGCAACCCCTGGCACCCCTGCGGTTCCCCCCCCTGTGGCCAGGCCGCCCCCTGGGAGCCCGATTCCTGTGACAGCTCCTGTCCTGCCCAGCACATCCCTGGCAGCTGCCTCATCCCCTCCAGGGctacctccagcagcagcagctccggcTAAAGCAGCTCCAGCGATTCCCATCTCATTGCCAGCTGCTGtgactgctgctcctgccagtCCCCTGCCTGTCACACCAGCGATGGCAGCTCCAGCCACCCCTCCTGCAGCCAAAGGAGCACCTGTGAGCCCAGTAGCTGCCCCATTGGCTCCTTCTGCCCCTGCTGCACCAGCTCCTGTGGCTCTTccagctgcccctgctgccaccaAAGCAGCCCCCCAGAGCCCAGTCACCACCCCTtcttcccctgctgctgtggTTCCTGCAGGtcccccagctccagctgctcctgctgctacCAAAGCAGCACCCCAGAGCCTGGTCACCACCCCTtcttcccctgctgctgtggttcctgcagctgccccagcaccagctgcccctgctgccaACAAAGCAGCTCCCAAGAGCCCTGTTGCTGCCACTCCAGCTCCTAcagctgcccctgctgccaccaAAGCAGCACCCCAGAGCCCAGTCACTGCCCCCtctgcacctgctgctgctgctgtgattcCTGCAGGTCCCCAAGCTGCAGTTGCCCCTGCTGCCACCAAAGCAGCTCCCCAGAGCCCCGTTG CTGCCACACCAGCTCCTAcagctgcccctgctgccaccaAAGCAGCACCCCAGAGCCCAGTCACTAGCtcctctgtccctgctgctgcagttcctgcagctccccaagCTCAAGCTGCCCCTGCTGCCAACAAAGTGGCTCCCCAGAGCCCTGGTACTGTtgcaccagctcctgcagctcccccagctccagctgcccccTCTGCAGCCAAAGCAGCTCCTGGGAGCCCAGTCTCTGCCCCCTCTGCCCCTGCCAGCTCCCCACCTGTCACAcctgtgctggcagctccagctgcacccCCTGCAGGCAAAAAGTCCCcaaagagctctgctgctgctgcatcctctccctctgctgcagcagctgcccccaGTGCAGCCAAAAAGCCCCCAAAGAGCTCTGCTGCTACACCCTCTGCCCCTGCTGCACCAGCCCAAGCTGCCCCCGCTGCAGCCAAAAAGCCCCcaaagagctctgctgctgcccagtcTGCTCCcgctgctcccactgcagctccACCAGCTCCATCCACCCCCCCTGCGGCCAAAAAATCCCCAGAGAGCTCCACTGCTGCCCcatctgctccctctgctcctgctgcagctccaccaGCTCCATCTGCCCCCCCTGCCACCAAAAAGCCCCCAaagagccctgctgctgccccatctgctccctctgctcctactgcagctccaccagctgcagccacccctCCCCCCACCAAAAAGCCCCCAAagagccccactgctgccccatctgctccctctgctcctgctccagctccaccagctgcagccacccccCCTGCCACCAAAAAGCCCCCAAAGAGCCCCACTGCTCCCCcatctgctccctctgctcctgctgcagctccaccagctgcagccacccctCCTGCCACCAAAAAGCCCCCAAagagccccactgctgccccatctgctccctctgctcctaCTGCAGCTCCACCAACTGCAGCCACCCCTCCTGCCACCAAAAAGCCCCCAAAGAGCCCCACTACTGCCCcatctgctccctctgctcctgcagctccagcagctgcagccaaagCACCTCCCAagagccccactgctgccacaacagctcctgctgctccctctgcccccCCTACAGCCaaggcagctcctgccagcCCGGCAGCCCCTGGCACGCTGCCTCCAGCACCAGGTACTGCTGCCTCAGCCCCGGGGGCTCCCGCTGCCCTCCCAAAGCCAGCAGCTGATCGTGCTGCCCCCACACCCCAGAAACCAGAGGCCACCCCTCTTGCCTCTGCGCCTGGGGGTAACGTCACCCCTCCTGCCTCTTCTGTGCCGAATGCTGCCCCTGCCAAGAAGCAGCCCCCTGCCAATaaaggcagcaagcaggccccACGTCCGTCCCCGGCCAAGCCTCCTGTGAAAGCCCCCGTTCCTGCCAGCGCTGCAGTCGATGACGATGATGACCTGCCCCCCCTGATCCCCCCCGAGGTGCCCGCTGCCGAGCCGCCGCCGCAGCCCATCCTGGTGGACCTCTCTCCCCGAGCAGCCGTGGCCCCAGCCGAGGCCCCTGCTCCTAAGCAGCCCGTCGTGAAGAATGACAAGGGTACTCGCCACCACGGTTTGCCGTGTGCATGGAGTGTCACTGGCTGCCCACCGGATACTAACCCACCACGGGGCCCCGAGTGCCCCCCGTGTCACTCGGTGCGTCCGTCGGCTGCGGGTGTGCcgtgctga
- the NACA gene encoding nascent polypeptide-associated complex subunit alpha isoform X3 yields the protein MWGARGQKPEDWLLWVWVCFFLPCPCFLLFLMGSLCFFPSAVLPAAHSPALTPALGPAAHAVPAELPSSAPAVPPAPLSPAVVPAAAIPVFSAPPQLPAPALPLPVTSSPPPAPVPPSPTGFAAQGSPGPAAAPVSPVSPGLPVPASPVLAALPAAGRAAPPAAVPSPVSPGCLPAAVMPPVKVSAPPSPTGATASVPHPAPPKSPGAAPPAAAPAGATALPQSPPAMPVHPAAPLPPPAAPLSPALAAAISPPIFLSAPMALAPLLPGGTALSSTAAPLQGPTPGTPICPLAPAAPSGTVTSPVGPALATPGTPAVPPPVARPPPGSPIPVTAPVLPSTSLAAASSPPGLPPAAAAPAKAAPAIPISLPAAVTAAPASPLPVTPAMAAPATPPAAKGAPVSPVAAPLAPSAPAAPAPVALPAAPAATKAAPQSPVTTPSSPAAVVPAGPPAPAAPAATKAAPQSPVAATPAPTAAPAATKAAPQSPVTAPSAPAAAAVIPAGPQAAVAPAATKAAPQSPVAATPAPTAAPAATKAAPQSPVTSSSVPAAAVPAAPQAQAAPAANKVAPQSPGTVAPAPAAPPAPAAPSAAKAAPGSPVSAPSAPASSPPVTPVLAAPAAPPAGKKSPKSSAAAASSPSAAAAAPSAAKKPPKSSAATPSAPAAPAQAAPAAAKKPPKSSAAAQSAPAAPTAAPPAPSTPPAAKKSPESSTAAPSAPSAPAAAPPAPSAPPATKKPPKSPAAAPSAPSAPTAAPPAAATPPPTKKPPKSPTAAPSAPSAPAPAPPAAATPPATKKPPKSPTAPPSAPSAPAAAPPAAATPPATKKPPKSPTAAPSAPSAPTAAPPTAATPPATKKPPKSPTTAPSAPSAPAAPAAAAKAPPKSPTAATTAPAAPSAPPTAKAAPASPAAPGTLPPAPGTAASAPGAPAALPKPAADRAAPTPQKPEATPLASAPGGNVTPPASSVPNAAPAKKQPPANKGSKQAPRPSPAKPPVKAPVPASAAVDDDDDLPPLIPPEVPAAEPPPQPILVDLSPRAAVAPAEAPAPKQPVVKNDKGTRHHGLPCAWSVTGCPPDTNPPRGPECPPCHSVRPSAAGVPC from the exons ATGTGGGGAGCCCGGGGCCAGAAGCCAGAGGACTGGCTGTTGTGGGTGTGGGTGTGCTTCTTCCTGCCCTGcccttgttttctcctttttctcatgggttcactttgtttctttccttcagctgttcttcctgctgctcaTTCCCCAGCTCTGACTCCAGCCCTGGGCCCTGCTGCCCATGCTGTTCCCGCggagctgcccagctctgccccagcggtgcccccagcccctctctcCCCTGCTGTGGTCCCAGCTGCAGCGATTCCTGTCTTTTCtgcccctccccagctccctgccccagctctgcccctcccGGTtacttcttcccctcctccagctccagttCCGCCATCCCCAACTGGTTTTGCTGCCCAAGGTTCTCCagggcctgctgctgccccagtcAGCCCAGTATCTCCAGGGCTCCCAGTCCCAGCATCTCCAGTTCtggctgctcttcctgctgcagggcgggcagcccccccagcagccGTCCCATCTCCAGTGAGTCCTGGCTGTCTCCCAGCAGCTGTCATGCCTCCTGTGAAAGTCtctgctcctcccagccccacggGAGCCACAGCCTCAGTCCCTCACCCTGCACCTCCCAAGAGCCCTGGGgcagcacccccagcagcagcccctgcgGGGGCCACAGCTCTTCCCCAGAGCCCCCCTGCGATGCCAGTGCACCCTGCTGCACCCCTGCCCCCTCCAGCTGCCCCCCTGAGCCCAGCCCTAGCAGCTGCCATTTCCCCACCCATATTTCTGTCTGCCCCCATGGCGCtggcccctctgctgccaggtgggacagccctcagcagcactgctgctcccctgcaggGCCCCACACCTGGTACTCCCATCTGTCCGctggctccagctgctccttctGGGACCGTGACCTCTCCTGTGGGCCCTGCCCTGGCAACCCCTGGCACCCCTGCGGTTCCCCCCCCTGTGGCCAGGCCGCCCCCTGGGAGCCCGATTCCTGTGACAGCTCCTGTCCTGCCCAGCACATCCCTGGCAGCTGCCTCATCCCCTCCAGGGctacctccagcagcagcagctccggcTAAAGCAGCTCCAGCGATTCCCATCTCATTGCCAGCTGCTGtgactgctgctcctgccagtCCCCTGCCTGTCACACCAGCGATGGCAGCTCCAGCCACCCCTCCTGCAGCCAAAGGAGCACCTGTGAGCCCAGTAGCTGCCCCATTGGCTCCTTCTGCCCCTGCTGCACCAGCTCCTGTGGCTCTTccagctgcccctgctgccaccaAAGCAGCCCCCCAGAGCCCAGTCACCACCCCTtcttcccctgctgctgtggTTCCTGCAGGtcccccagctccagctgctcctgctgctacCAAAGCAGCACCCC AGAGCCCTGTTGCTGCCACTCCAGCTCCTAcagctgcccctgctgccaccaAAGCAGCACCCCAGAGCCCAGTCACTGCCCCCtctgcacctgctgctgctgctgtgattcCTGCAGGTCCCCAAGCTGCAGTTGCCCCTGCTGCCACCAAAGCAGCTCCCCAGAGCCCCGTTG CTGCCACACCAGCTCCTAcagctgcccctgctgccaccaAAGCAGCACCCCAGAGCCCAGTCACTAGCtcctctgtccctgctgctgcagttcctgcagctccccaagCTCAAGCTGCCCCTGCTGCCAACAAAGTGGCTCCCCAGAGCCCTGGTACTGTtgcaccagctcctgcagctcccccagctccagctgcccccTCTGCAGCCAAAGCAGCTCCTGGGAGCCCAGTCTCTGCCCCCTCTGCCCCTGCCAGCTCCCCACCTGTCACAcctgtgctggcagctccagctgcacccCCTGCAGGCAAAAAGTCCCcaaagagctctgctgctgctgcatcctctccctctgctgcagcagctgcccccaGTGCAGCCAAAAAGCCCCCAAAGAGCTCTGCTGCTACACCCTCTGCCCCTGCTGCACCAGCCCAAGCTGCCCCCGCTGCAGCCAAAAAGCCCCcaaagagctctgctgctgcccagtcTGCTCCcgctgctcccactgcagctccACCAGCTCCATCCACCCCCCCTGCGGCCAAAAAATCCCCAGAGAGCTCCACTGCTGCCCcatctgctccctctgctcctgctgcagctccaccaGCTCCATCTGCCCCCCCTGCCACCAAAAAGCCCCCAaagagccctgctgctgccccatctgctccctctgctcctactgcagctccaccagctgcagccacccctCCCCCCACCAAAAAGCCCCCAAagagccccactgctgccccatctgctccctctgctcctgctccagctccaccagctgcagccacccccCCTGCCACCAAAAAGCCCCCAAAGAGCCCCACTGCTCCCCcatctgctccctctgctcctgctgcagctccaccagctgcagccacccctCCTGCCACCAAAAAGCCCCCAAagagccccactgctgccccatctgctccctctgctcctaCTGCAGCTCCACCAACTGCAGCCACCCCTCCTGCCACCAAAAAGCCCCCAAAGAGCCCCACTACTGCCCcatctgctccctctgctcctgcagctccagcagctgcagccaaagCACCTCCCAagagccccactgctgccacaacagctcctgctgctccctctgcccccCCTACAGCCaaggcagctcctgccagcCCGGCAGCCCCTGGCACGCTGCCTCCAGCACCAGGTACTGCTGCCTCAGCCCCGGGGGCTCCCGCTGCCCTCCCAAAGCCAGCAGCTGATCGTGCTGCCCCCACACCCCAGAAACCAGAGGCCACCCCTCTTGCCTCTGCGCCTGGGGGTAACGTCACCCCTCCTGCCTCTTCTGTGCCGAATGCTGCCCCTGCCAAGAAGCAGCCCCCTGCCAATaaaggcagcaagcaggccccACGTCCGTCCCCGGCCAAGCCTCCTGTGAAAGCCCCCGTTCCTGCCAGCGCTGCAGTCGATGACGATGATGACCTGCCCCCCCTGATCCCCCCCGAGGTGCCCGCTGCCGAGCCGCCGCCGCAGCCCATCCTGGTGGACCTCTCTCCCCGAGCAGCCGTGGCCCCAGCCGAGGCCCCTGCTCCTAAGCAGCCCGTCGTGAAGAATGACAAGGGTACTCGCCACCACGGTTTGCCGTGTGCATGGAGTGTCACTGGCTGCCCACCGGATACTAACCCACCACGGGGCCCCGAGTGCCCCCCGTGTCACTCGGTGCGTCCGTCGGCTGCGGGTGTGCcgtgctga